The Pseudophaeobacter arcticus DSM 23566 genome includes a region encoding these proteins:
- a CDS encoding sulfite exporter TauE/SafE family protein translates to MQVYLPIAEVSVDVFLLLGLGGLVGIMSGMFGVGGGFLMTPLLFFIGIPPVVAVATGAPQLVASSFSGVLAHFRRRTVDIKMGLVLQAGGLIGAGLGVVVFNYLKSLGQVDLLVTLFYVVFLGIVGTLMFIESVNAIFKSKRAGASPRRQRGWIHALPFKMRFRTSGLYISVIPPLMVGVAVGILAAIMGVGGGFIMVPAMIYILGMPTKVVVGTSLFQIILVTAFTTMLHATTNHTVDIVLAVFLLFGGVIGAQIGTRVGVYLKAEQLRILLALTVMLVCTKLGLDLLIMPAELYSLGAAGGH, encoded by the coding sequence ATGCAAGTTTACCTTCCCATCGCCGAGGTATCGGTCGACGTCTTCCTGCTTCTGGGCCTCGGTGGCCTTGTCGGCATCATGTCCGGCATGTTCGGGGTCGGTGGTGGCTTCCTGATGACCCCCTTATTGTTCTTTATAGGCATTCCGCCTGTTGTCGCGGTCGCCACCGGAGCCCCGCAGCTCGTGGCCTCCTCGTTTTCGGGCGTCCTGGCACATTTCCGAAGGCGCACGGTCGATATCAAAATGGGGCTGGTCTTGCAGGCTGGCGGGCTCATCGGCGCTGGATTGGGCGTGGTTGTGTTCAACTACCTCAAAAGCCTCGGTCAGGTCGATTTGCTGGTGACCCTTTTTTATGTTGTCTTCCTGGGCATTGTTGGCACCTTGATGTTCATCGAGAGCGTCAATGCCATCTTCAAATCCAAACGCGCAGGCGCCTCTCCCCGGCGGCAGCGTGGTTGGATCCATGCTCTGCCGTTCAAAATGCGCTTTCGCACCTCTGGCCTGTATATCTCGGTGATTCCCCCCCTCATGGTGGGGGTTGCGGTGGGTATCCTGGCCGCGATCATGGGGGTCGGCGGCGGCTTTATCATGGTGCCGGCAATGATCTACATCCTCGGCATGCCGACCAAGGTGGTTGTTGGCACCTCGCTGTTTCAAATCATCCTGGTCACAGCCTTTACCACCATGCTGCATGCCACCACCAACCACACCGTGGATATCGTCCTGGCGGTTTTTCTCCTGTTTGGCGGCGTCATTGGCGCTCAGATCGGCACCCGCGTCGGGGTCTATCTCAAGGCGGAGCAACTGCGCATTTTGCTGGCTCTGACGGTTATGCTGGTCTGCACTAAACTGGGTCTTGACCTTCTGATCATGCCCGCTGAACTCTATTCCCTTGGCGCTGCAGGAGGGCATTGA
- a CDS encoding TIGR02186 family protein — MVRSALLAASLALSTFTCLPSSGQTGEEEVVLGLSQDRVAITADFDGSEILIFGAVKRETPIPEGPPLEVIVAVSGPDSSVTVRRKAKRMGIWVNTDSVIVDSAPSFYAIATSAPFSEAISDTEDLRYRVSIARAIRSVGAAMNIAHAQDFADAVVRIREDKGLYSLRENTVAVDQQTLFRSAIDMPSDLTEGHYTARIFLTRAGSVVSSFETEIDVRKVGLERFLYSLSRERPFLYGLMSLAIAVAAGWGASAAFRLLRNS; from the coding sequence ATGGTCCGCTCCGCGCTCCTCGCCGCCTCCCTGGCTCTGTCCACATTTACCTGCCTGCCCTCTTCCGGTCAGACCGGTGAGGAAGAGGTCGTGCTTGGCCTCAGCCAGGATCGCGTTGCCATTACCGCAGATTTTGACGGCTCGGAGATTTTGATCTTTGGCGCCGTGAAACGCGAGACCCCGATCCCAGAGGGCCCGCCCCTCGAGGTCATCGTTGCGGTCTCGGGGCCCGATTCATCCGTGACCGTGCGCCGCAAGGCAAAACGCATGGGCATCTGGGTCAATACCGATAGCGTCATCGTTGACTCTGCCCCCAGTTTTTATGCCATTGCCACCAGCGCGCCCTTCTCCGAGGCGATCTCGGACACCGAGGATCTGCGCTACCGGGTGTCCATCGCCCGCGCCATCCGCTCGGTTGGGGCCGCGATGAATATCGCCCATGCCCAGGACTTTGCCGATGCGGTTGTCCGCATTCGCGAGGACAAAGGCCTGTATTCCCTGCGCGAAAACACCGTGGCCGTAGACCAGCAAACCCTGTTTCGCAGTGCAATTGATATGCCATCGGATTTGACCGAAGGCCACTACACCGCCCGAATTTTCCTCACCCGCGCAGGCAGTGTTGTCTCCAGTTTTGAAACCGAAATCGACGTCCGCAAGGTTGGTCTTGAGAGGTTTCTCTACAGTTTGTCACGCGAACGCCCCTTCCTCTATGGGCTGATGTCTCTGGCCATTGCTGTCGCCGCTGGCTGGGGTGCTTCAGCCGCCTTCCGCCTGCTGCGCAACAGCTAA
- a CDS encoding SDR family oxidoreductase: MNSFESAKTILITGASSGIGRAVAELCLARGWQVGLLARRQEVLEEIAMGHVNATVLPADVTDATAVDHAVNRFVMATGRLDVLFNNAGIFTPGGTIDEIALEDWYASVNVNLNGMFLAARASFRQMRRQTPQGGRIINNGSIAAHVPRPGSTPYSATKSAITGLTRSLSLDGRAFDISCGQIDIGNARTPMVEDLSARQAEAAPEAAPMPSFAVEDAAKSVLHMAELPPEANVQFMTVMATKMPYIGRG, from the coding sequence ATGAACAGTTTTGAAAGCGCAAAAACCATTCTGATCACCGGCGCGAGCTCTGGTATCGGCCGGGCCGTGGCGGAGCTTTGCCTGGCCAGGGGCTGGCAGGTTGGTCTTTTGGCGCGGCGCCAGGAGGTGCTGGAAGAGATCGCCATGGGGCATGTGAATGCCACGGTTCTGCCGGCGGATGTCACCGATGCCACCGCAGTGGATCATGCGGTCAATCGTTTTGTCATGGCCACTGGCCGGTTGGATGTCTTGTTCAACAATGCCGGGATCTTTACCCCCGGTGGCACCATCGACGAAATTGCCCTGGAGGATTGGTATGCCTCGGTGAATGTGAACCTCAATGGCATGTTTCTTGCCGCACGGGCGAGCTTTCGCCAGATGCGTCGCCAGACACCGCAGGGCGGGCGCATCATCAACAATGGGTCTATCGCCGCCCATGTGCCACGGCCGGGATCGACGCCCTATTCGGCGACCAAATCAGCCATTACCGGCCTCACCCGCAGCCTGTCTCTGGATGGGCGCGCCTTTGATATCTCCTGTGGCCAGATTGATATCGGCAATGCCCGCACACCGATGGTTGAAGATCTGAGTGCCCGCCAGGCCGAGGCGGCCCCCGAGGCGGCGCCGATGCCGAGTTTTGCGGTGGAAGATGCGGCGAAATCGGTGCTGCATATGGCGGAATTGCCGCCAGAGGCCAATGTTCAGTTCATGACGGTGATGGCAACCAAGATGCCCTATATCGGCCGCGGCTGA
- a CDS encoding ATP-dependent DNA helicase, whose protein sequence is MTDLTVKFSDDQAAAFDSVSALLRQAGVDMEDGLLQPPMGEAGVMAVIGKAGSGKTLLLAELYKTLEKVGVEVVSGDYESRKKTGRRSLAILAPTNKAASVLRLRGVPATTIHRILYTPVYDPEYERIAEWLTGNGDLPEIEGLTEEALARAAAFYQKNKSIPGALAVAGLRGSDFITGWKRRDDPLDIGFVDEASMLDDRQFEDLKEIFPNLVLFGDPAQLAPVNQSGSMVFETLPEPRQLVLHRVHRQEADNPILDLAHALADPALGFDDFERMIEETAKRDERVVWGQRVEVDLMARSPVLVWRNATRIRLINAFRMVHGAPEDALAEGEPLICDGIELPMKHRKKRLDLEARGLIKGAQVIYLGPGRKPGFSRLHVMGAEDPQVSAASIVKIEKPDEEEPFIPYAARMGATFLHGAAVTIHKAQGSQWDTTQVFAPDIYAAARMGRVEAGQPLWKRLAYVAITRAQERLIWVVRNRLSKPTGPLRVDDLKAAPAAALTLEMQEEAPLL, encoded by the coding sequence ATGACAGATTTGACCGTAAAATTCTCCGATGATCAGGCCGCTGCCTTTGACAGTGTGTCTGCTTTGCTGCGTCAGGCCGGGGTCGATATGGAGGACGGTCTGCTGCAGCCTCCGATGGGCGAAGCCGGGGTGATGGCGGTGATTGGCAAGGCGGGTTCGGGCAAGACGCTGTTGCTGGCCGAGCTGTATAAGACGCTTGAAAAGGTCGGGGTCGAGGTGGTCTCGGGCGACTATGAAAGCCGCAAAAAGACGGGTCGCCGTTCGCTGGCGATCCTGGCGCCAACCAACAAGGCGGCCAGCGTTTTGCGGCTGCGGGGGGTGCCGGCCACCACTATCCATCGCATCCTTTACACGCCGGTTTATGACCCGGAATATGAACGGATTGCCGAATGGCTCACCGGGAATGGGGATCTGCCCGAGATCGAAGGGCTGACCGAAGAGGCTTTGGCGCGGGCTGCGGCTTTTTATCAGAAAAACAAATCCATTCCCGGCGCGCTTGCCGTTGCGGGGCTGCGGGGGTCCGATTTTATCACCGGTTGGAAACGGCGCGATGATCCGCTGGATATCGGCTTTGTCGATGAGGCCTCGATGCTGGATGACCGCCAGTTTGAGGATCTGAAAGAGATTTTTCCCAACCTGGTGTTGTTTGGAGATCCGGCGCAGTTGGCGCCGGTCAACCAATCTGGGTCGATGGTGTTTGAAACCCTGCCAGAGCCGCGCCAGTTGGTGCTGCATCGGGTCCACCGCCAGGAGGCGGATAACCCAATTTTGGATCTGGCCCATGCCCTGGCGGATCCGGCGCTGGGGTTTGACGATTTTGAACGGATGATCGAAGAGACCGCAAAGCGCGATGAGCGCGTGGTCTGGGGGCAGCGGGTCGAGGTCGATCTGATGGCGCGCAGCCCGGTGCTGGTTTGGCGCAATGCCACACGCATCCGGCTGATCAATGCCTTTCGCATGGTGCATGGCGCGCCAGAGGATGCCCTGGCCGAAGGGGAGCCTTTGATCTGTGACGGCATCGAGCTGCCGATGAAGCACCGCAAGAAACGCCTGGACCTGGAGGCGCGGGGGCTGATCAAGGGGGCGCAGGTGATCTATCTGGGGCCGGGGCGCAAGCCGGGGTTTTCACGTCTGCATGTGATGGGGGCCGAAGACCCGCAGGTCTCGGCGGCCTCCATTGTGAAGATCGAAAAACCGGATGAGGAAGAGCCGTTTATTCCCTATGCCGCCCGTATGGGGGCGACCTTTTTGCATGGCGCGGCGGTGACCATCCACAAGGCGCAGGGCTCGCAGTGGGATACCACCCAGGTCTTTGCGCCTGATATCTATGCCGCCGCCCGGATGGGGCGGGTGGAGGCCGGGCAGCCACTGTGGAAACGTCTGGCCTATGTGGCCATCACCCGGGCGCAGGAGCGCCTGATCTGGGTGGTGCGCAACCGGCTTTCCAAACCAACCGGACCGCTGCGGGTGGATGATCTGAAGGCCGCCCCGGCGGCGGCTCTGACGTTGGAAATGCAAGAGGAGGCACCGCTGTTATGA